The following nucleotide sequence is from Terriglobia bacterium.
CCCGCTCCCCCGCACGAGCCGGACGAAGCCGCCGGCCGAGCGGATCGGCTCGCCGTCCGCCTCGAACACGACGTCCCCAAGGGAGAGACCGGCGGTCTCGGCGGGGCTCCCGGGGTCGATTGCCGAGATCATCGCGCC
It contains:
- a CDS encoding PDZ domain-containing protein; translated protein: GAMISAIDPGSPAETAGLSLGDVVFEADGEPIRSAGGFVRLVRGSGVGNDLPLRLMRDGGEITVEIPVEKAPKGGD